TATAGGCGGCTGTATTCTTCAAACAGCAACTTGGGTAAACGTTCCTGCGCATCGTCGTGTAAGCGGGAGCCATAGCCGACCATACGGTAGATGATTTCGTCCCAGCTTTCCTGTTCTCTTGGGCGACGGAAAAAGTGTGAACCTTGCTGATGGCAGAAGCCGCATTGCATGATGTAATGCTTTTTCAATGACGCGTCATTGTCCAGATTCAACTCGGCTAACCAGGTATTAGCCGGGCGAGACTCAGCTCTGCGCAATGGATCATCAATGAGTTTCATGACCGCTGTTTTGGCTTCGTCGGAATTCATACTAAAGGTGGTATCTTCCATGTCGGGTGCGCGCAAGCGAATACGCACCTTTTGCCCAGGGTAAGTGTCGAAATGCACTTTGCCTTCCGGGTTGGTGAATTTGGTGTAAGAAGCATCTGCCTGGTTCAGCACTTTATCGGGCGGATAGCCTGAATCTGAAAGATCCAGCGTGTGGCCTACAACAGGCGTTTGCATCACCATGACATTTGGAAGAGGTGCTCCCTTTACATCCGTAACAGTAATCGTTGTGGCCATTGCATTTTGCTGCAAGCCAAATCCCAATCCTAATACCAGCAGTTGGGTTAATCGCTTCATGCTTGTTCCTCTTGTTGCTGCGCCAGAAATGCATCCAGAGCTTGAGATGAGCTGTAAATGGGTTGATGTGAGAAGGTGTTCTTCAATTTGCTGTTATCTAACACCGGACGATATTTGATGAATTTTGTTTGCTCAGGCCCGTATTGCGTCAACCCTAGTGGCTTGGCGATAGCAAGCACCGCTTTGATCAGCAATTCCGGCAATGGCAAATACAGTTTTTGTAAGCGTTGGGCGATTTGCTTCATGGTCATAATGCCATCGCCCGCAATGTTGAATTGCCCGGTAATATCACTTTGCAGACCTTCAATAATGTAGTCCACCACATCTTCCGACCAGATAAAGTTAAATGGTCCGGGATAACCCATCAGGCCGGTAATCATCTTCTGTTTGAACAGATCCACAACCGGGCCTTCAAAGTTCGGGCCTAATATCGCGCCGGGGCGGAATACGATTTGTTGTAGTTCAGGATAACGCTCACGATAGTCTGCCATGATGCGTTCAATTTCAGCCTTATGGGATGAATAAAAGTAGTCTTCATTACCTCTGGGCGGACGCGCTTCGGTAATAATGTCCTTGTTCTCGGGATGATAACCGTAGGCCGCACCGCTGGTGGTAATAATGAATTTTTTCACACCACTGGTAATGCAGGATTTCAATAAGCGCTTGGTGGCTACTACGTCAATGTCATAAGCCATTTCTCGGGTTAAGCGAGCCGAAATTTGTAGTACAGAAGCTAAATGAACTACGGCATCAGGTTTGATCGTTTCTACCCAATCGGTGAAGCCCGGAGCGCGTAGGTCAAAGCTTTCATAATGAAGATTATTCGAAGCTTTAAACGGATTGTTTTTGATATCCGTTGCATACAAGCTCAATGACGGAACTTGTACTAACTTTTCTACCAATCTGCGCCCCAAACTCCCGGCAGCACCCGTAATAAGAATCTTCACGATCTTGTCTCCTGAACAGTAGGGGACAACTCCACACCCCAACGACTAAGTAGGAAAGAAACCAACAGCCCCGACACAATATGCCAGGTGCCCCAAAATGCGCTAATGAGCGCCATACCTGCTTCGCCATTGAATTGGGTAAAGACAATGGCAATGGCTAAGGACGAATTCTGCATACCCACTTCAATGGTGGTGGCCTTGATATCGCGAGTGCTTAAGCCTGCGTATTTGCCCGCTCCAAACCCAAGCAAAAAGGCAATGGCGTTATGGGCTAAAACCACGGTAAATATCAGGCCAAAATGCGCCATAAAGGCATCCTGATTGCGATAAATAGCAATGGTAATGAAAGCGGCAAGTGCTAACAGGCTGGTGATTTTCAAAACTTTATGTAGCAATTTCGCGAATTCAGGCCAGCGATGTTGAATAAACAAGCCAATCAACAAGGGCACAGCCAATACGATGAGCAGGTTGATAAACAGCGCTTGCCCGCTGACGTCAATCGAGGTGATCAGCGCGGCGGTTTCAGGGTTTACCTGCGACCAAAATACAAAATTAATGGGCAACATAAAGGTAGCCAGCGCACTGGCAGCGGCTGTCATGGAAATGGAAAGTGCGGTATTGCCTTTGGATAAATGGGTGACAAAGTTGGAAATGGCACCGCCGGGGCAAGAGGCCACCAAAATCATACCCAGTTCAATGCCGGCTTGCAGATCGAGCATCAAGGTTAGCCCGGTGGTTACGGCGGGAAGTGCAATAAACTGAGCCGACAAGCCTGCAATGATGGCTTTGGGCATTTTCAGAATGGCTTTAAAATCGCGCCAGTGAATATCCAGCGCAACACCCAGTATCATGCTTGCCAGCACAATATTTAGCACCCATTGGGAATTGGCGTTGTAGTAAACTGCTCCTACTTCCATCCTATCTCTTCAACCCTGCCTTAAAAGACATTGACTCATGTGAATAGAATGTAAATTAACAGGTATGAAAAAAAATGACACTGGATGCCATCTTTTTGGCGTTTTGGGTTAGGAAAGGGGAATTTGCTATTGAACTATTGGATGTTAATCCCAATTTATGGCTGAAATTAATACTATTAGGGTTCGTAGTTTGAGCTTTGAAAACTCTGTAAATTAAAGGAGCCTTTGGGTGAAATTATCGTTCTCTGGGACATTTGTTCAATTAAAAGACAAGCTATCTGAATTGGGAGGTAGTTGGGATGAACCTATGCCTAACAAAAAGGTTTTCCGTTTAGCTGGAGGAATACTAAACTGGTTTGAGTCAACAGGAACAATTCAGTTTCAAGGAAAGGCGCCGGGAAAGGGGCTCCTTGAACAGCGAGTCCCTAGTTTACTTTATCCTGACCAATTCGAAGAGCAAACTATAAAGGAACAAGGTACTAAAGAATTGGAGGCTGAGGTAAGTGGCGTATCCCCTAAGTCTCAAAGTGCAAATAGAACTATTGAACGTGAATATCTTGAATCTAATATTAAAGATAGCGAATTGATAATTGGAATAGTAAGTGCGGTGGGAACAGAGAATAGGTTGGTGACTGAACCACTGCAAGATGGGCTGGAAGGGTTTGGATATTCAGTGGTAGAAATTCGCGTGTCTAGTATTTTGCCTGTATTTGACAAATCAGGTATTTCTAAAGAGTACAAGAGAATTCGCCACTATATGGAACATGGGGACTTGTTGCGAGAGCAATGTGGAAACAATGCGATATTGGCTGCGGGGGTTGCCTCCAAGATACAAGAAGAAAGAAAGGGGCAGAGTTCGAGGAAAACGGCATATATTATCAATTCATTAAAACATCCGAGTGAAGTCGAATTACTACGCAAAATATATGGGGATGGTTTTTATTTGTTTGGTATACACGCAGATATAAATCGTAGACGTAATTATTTAAAACAGAAAAACTGTACTGAAGTAGAAGCTAACGAGCTCATTCAAATTGACGAAGATGAAAAAATTTCTCATGGACAAAAAACAAGAGATACCTACCATTTGTCAGATTTTTTCCTCAACTTAGGCCGTAATCAAGATCAGGTTAAGAATGCAATTAAGCGGTTTTTAGAACTTATTTTTTCACACCCATATAAAAATCCTACATTTGATGAGTTTGCTATGTTTATGGCGTTCAACAGTTCTGTTCGTTCCGGAGATCTTTCTCGTCAAGTAGGAGCTGTTGTTTGTAAAGATGAACAAATAATTGCAACTGGAGCAAACGATGTACCTCAATTCGGTGGCGGTTTATATTGGGCTCGGTCAGATCCTAATACCGGTGAAGTAAAAGATGCGCCAGATGGCAAGGATTATATGAGGGAGGAAGATTCAAATAAGAGGACGCAATCGGAAATTATAGAAGAAATTTCAAAGTTAGTGGTCGATGACAACTTAATAGAACCACAAAAACATGAGCAACTGATTCAAGTTCTTAGGAAAAGTAAGATTGCAGATCTTACCGAGTTTGGGCGTATCGTTCATGCAGAAATGGAGGCTCTATTATCTTGTAGTCGAGCAGGTGTTTCTACGAAAGATACAACTCTTTATTGCACTACATTCCCATGCCACAACTGCGCAAAGCATATTATTGGAAGTGGGGTAAAACGAGTTGTATATGTTGAACCTTATCCGAAAAGTAAAGCATTAGAGTTTCATTCGGAATCTATTCAATTAAAGTCAAATTTGGATGGGGAATCAAGCCATAATCTCGTAGATTTTGAGCCTTTTATTGGGGTTGGTCCTCGCAGATTTTTAGATTTGTTTTCTATGAATCTAGGTTCTGGTTCAAAATTACGAAGAAAAGAGAAGGAAGGAGTGGCTGTTGAATGGATAAAAGAAAATGCTGTATTGAGAACTCCTTTAATTTCCAAATCATATATCGAGATAGAGAGTGCGGCATCTGAAATATGGAATGAAACTAGCTTGTCCTAAAGACGAGTCATTTAATGGGGAGAAGGAATGGTAGGAATACAATAGTCATCAAAGTTGGAATTGATATACTTCAATGACTGTTGCTAATGGATGGAAATATATTGAGATTCATGAGGAATATACATGATAATTTTGCTTGCCGTTTTCCCATTGCATCCAAATATTAGCCCTCACCCCTTCAAACAACTATCCCGAAACTGTTTTGGGGTTTGGTCTGTCCAGCGTTTAAAGGCGCGTTGGAAGGCGCTTTGTTCTGAGAAGCCGAGCATTTGGGCGATGTAGACAATCTTGGTATTGGTGTTGCGTAAGTAGCTGAGTGCCAGGTCTTTGCGGATGGAGTCGATAAGTCCGGTGAAGGTGAGTTGGTGTTCGCTGAGTTTGCGTTGCAGGGTTCTAACGCTGATTTGTAAGTTCTGCGCTGCGTCTTCTATTTCCGGGACGCCAAGGGGAAGTTGGGTGGTGATGAACTTGGTGACGATTTCTACTGGAAGTCGTTCTGCCAAGTTGTTGACCATCTTGCCTGCGTGCTGGCAGAGCAGGTTATGAATTTCGGGTTCGTGCTTGGTAAAGGGGGTGCTGGCGAGGGATTTGTCTACTTTGATACCGTGATAATCCCATTCAAATTGTACATCACAACCGAAATAATCCTTGAATTGCTGTAGGTCGGATTGGCAGCGGTGGCTGAAATATATGGCTTGCGGTCTGATTTTGTTGTTGGTCAGGTGTTTTGCCAGTGCCACCCAGCCTGTAATTATTTCTTCAACGGTGTTGTGGCTGCAATGATAGGCGGGCATCCATTTCAACAGAATATAATCTTCTTGCACTTCTTGTAGCGGCGCGCCCAGGTTGCCTACCAGAGTTTGATATTTGCGTTGATTTTCCAGTGCGGATTTTACGGATTGTGCAGTATAGGCAATGTAGCCTAGTACGCCCCAGCGATCCGGTTCGATGACTTTACCAAAATCAAAACCGATAGTTTTACATTGCAGTTTGTTTTCTGCCAACTGATATAGCGATTCGTAAATGGTGGTGCTAACGAGTTCGCCTGATTGATTCAGTTGTTTTTCCGACAGTCCGGTTTTGGCCAATAGAATGTCACGGTCGATGCCTTTAACAGATAAGTAGTTGATGAGGGATCTAACTGTGTCGAGGGCGATTTTGGGCATGACGGAGTTCTTATAATTTATATCTGCGCGGGTTAAAAATTGCGGATAAATCAACATAAAATCGGCCTGCTAGAGCTGAATTTTATAATGGTTATCAACTGCTTGAGATTGATATAACACAGGCAAAAAAAACTGTAAACTGCTCACTTCCTCAACCTGATGTCGTAACCATTGTTCCAGCATGGCGGGCGGGAATAGCTTGCTACGGATATAAAAATTAATAAGTGAACCGACAACAGGCCAGTCTGAACCTATGATGCTGTGTACTTTATAACGTGTTCCACCTGCCTCGGCGATAAATTCATGGTGAATTTGCCCAACATGCATTCCAGCAATTTCGGGCTTTATTAACATGCCGTTAGCTGAAAATTCGATAACGCGCCCAGCCCCTTTGCTATTGAATGAGCCAAACCATTCTTCTCTTGCCACCAATGCACCTACATGCATTCCTGTTTGACCATTTGTGGCTGGTTCCATGAGTTTGATACGCCCATGTTCTGTTGGATGAAATAAGTGGTACAGCGGGTAGGTTGTGCCATTTAAATCAACGGTGGAGATAGGAAGTTGTTGATAAAACCAGG
Above is a window of Paraneptunicella aestuarii DNA encoding:
- a CDS encoding NAD-dependent epimerase/dehydratase family protein — translated: MKILITGAAGSLGRRLVEKLVQVPSLSLYATDIKNNPFKASNNLHYESFDLRAPGFTDWVETIKPDAVVHLASVLQISARLTREMAYDIDVVATKRLLKSCITSGVKKFIITTSGAAYGYHPENKDIITEARPPRGNEDYFYSSHKAEIERIMADYRERYPELQQIVFRPGAILGPNFEGPVVDLFKQKMITGLMGYPGPFNFIWSEDVVDYIIEGLQSDITGQFNIAGDGIMTMKQIAQRLQKLYLPLPELLIKAVLAIAKPLGLTQYGPEQTKFIKYRPVLDNSKLKNTFSHQPIYSSSQALDAFLAQQQEEQA
- a CDS encoding bile acid:sodium symporter family protein, giving the protein MEVGAVYYNANSQWVLNIVLASMILGVALDIHWRDFKAILKMPKAIIAGLSAQFIALPAVTTGLTLMLDLQAGIELGMILVASCPGGAISNFVTHLSKGNTALSISMTAAASALATFMLPINFVFWSQVNPETAALITSIDVSGQALFINLLIVLAVPLLIGLFIQHRWPEFAKLLHKVLKITSLLALAAFITIAIYRNQDAFMAHFGLIFTVVLAHNAIAFLLGFGAGKYAGLSTRDIKATTIEVGMQNSSLAIAIVFTQFNGEAGMALISAFWGTWHIVSGLLVSFLLSRWGVELSPTVQETRS
- a CDS encoding anti-phage dCTP deaminase, whose product is MKLSFSGTFVQLKDKLSELGGSWDEPMPNKKVFRLAGGILNWFESTGTIQFQGKAPGKGLLEQRVPSLLYPDQFEEQTIKEQGTKELEAEVSGVSPKSQSANRTIEREYLESNIKDSELIIGIVSAVGTENRLVTEPLQDGLEGFGYSVVEIRVSSILPVFDKSGISKEYKRIRHYMEHGDLLREQCGNNAILAAGVASKIQEERKGQSSRKTAYIINSLKHPSEVELLRKIYGDGFYLFGIHADINRRRNYLKQKNCTEVEANELIQIDEDEKISHGQKTRDTYHLSDFFLNLGRNQDQVKNAIKRFLELIFSHPYKNPTFDEFAMFMAFNSSVRSGDLSRQVGAVVCKDEQIIATGANDVPQFGGGLYWARSDPNTGEVKDAPDGKDYMREEDSNKRTQSEIIEEISKLVVDDNLIEPQKHEQLIQVLRKSKIADLTEFGRIVHAEMEALLSCSRAGVSTKDTTLYCTTFPCHNCAKHIIGSGVKRVVYVEPYPKSKALEFHSESIQLKSNLDGESSHNLVDFEPFIGVGPRRFLDLFSMNLGSGSKLRRKEKEGVAVEWIKENAVLRTPLISKSYIEIESAASEIWNETSLS
- a CDS encoding AraC family transcriptional regulator, with the translated sequence MPKIALDTVRSLINYLSVKGIDRDILLAKTGLSEKQLNQSGELVSTTIYESLYQLAENKLQCKTIGFDFGKVIEPDRWGVLGYIAYTAQSVKSALENQRKYQTLVGNLGAPLQEVQEDYILLKWMPAYHCSHNTVEEIITGWVALAKHLTNNKIRPQAIYFSHRCQSDLQQFKDYFGCDVQFEWDYHGIKVDKSLASTPFTKHEPEIHNLLCQHAGKMVNNLAERLPVEIVTKFITTQLPLGVPEIEDAAQNLQISVRTLQRKLSEHQLTFTGLIDSIRKDLALSYLRNTNTKIVYIAQMLGFSEQSAFQRAFKRWTDQTPKQFRDSCLKG